In Nitrospirota bacterium, a genomic segment contains:
- a CDS encoding MotA/TolQ/ExbB proton channel family protein gives MPVWIVAVQWVSRAILLLLFILSIWSVATMLRCFRLLQKADGTSKGGNNDLDRASQLIETHQWAPFREWASHGDTLHAGTARVILQTTPNDTSQVDRAVKSYLSLERSRLEEGLTILATLGSNAPFIGLFGTVLGVIQSFGALGAHRTDAADIMAGISEALIATAFGLFVAIPAVVAFNVFSKKLKSIIVKSEALKDLYLSKIQGGQ, from the coding sequence ATGCCTGTCTGGATCGTTGCCGTACAATGGGTTTCACGCGCCATTCTTCTGTTGCTGTTCATTCTGTCGATCTGGTCCGTGGCGACCATGCTCCGCTGTTTCCGCTTACTGCAAAAGGCGGACGGGACGTCCAAGGGCGGAAATAATGACTTGGATCGGGCCTCCCAATTGATCGAAACGCACCAATGGGCTCCGTTTAGGGAATGGGCGTCGCACGGCGACACGCTGCATGCCGGTACTGCGCGGGTGATCTTGCAGACAACCCCGAACGACACGTCCCAGGTCGACCGGGCGGTAAAAAGCTATCTCAGCCTCGAGCGCAGCCGTCTCGAGGAGGGGCTCACGATCCTGGCAACGCTGGGATCGAATGCGCCCTTTATCGGACTCTTCGGCACCGTGCTCGGGGTCATCCAGTCCTTCGGCGCGCTGGGCGCGCACCGGACCGACGCGGCCGATATCATGGCCGGCATCTCCGAGGCCCTGATCGCGACGGCATTCGGGTTGTTCGTGGCCATCCCCGCCGTTGTGGCGTTCAACGTTTTTTCAAAAAAATTGAAGAGCATTATCGTCAAGTCCGAGGCGCTCAAAGATCTCTATCTTTCCAAAATACAGGGAGGTCAGTGA
- a CDS encoding GIY-YIG nuclease family protein, translated as MKQFFVYVLCSKRNGTLYTGVTSNLIKRVYEHRNNFADGFTKKYDVHRLVWYEVHGAAETAIPREKQIKKWNRQWKLDLIEQSNPEWKDLYDELVNIPGFPLKPAPARVKQGRE; from the coding sequence ATGAAACAATTCTTTGTTTATGTTCTGTGTAGCAAACGAAACGGCACACTCTATACGGGCGTGACATCTAACTTAATTAAACGAGTTTACGAACACAGAAACAATTTTGCAGACGGTTTTACAAAGAAATACGACGTTCATCGTTTGGTTTGGTATGAGGTGCATGGAGCTGCGGAAACAGCCATTCCCCGCGAGAAGCAGATAAAGAAATGGAACCGACAATGGAAGCTGGACTTGATCGAGCAAAGTAATCCGGAATGGAAGGATTTGTATGACGAGTTAGTGAATATTCCTGGATTCCCGCTGAAGCCTGCCCCAGCAAGAGTCAAGCAGGGGCGGGAATGA
- a CDS encoding cold-shock protein produces METGSVKWFNDAKGFGFITRETGGDVFVHFGDIQDSGFKSLAEGQQVQFDVVDSPKGPKAANVVKL; encoded by the coding sequence ATGGAGACAGGTTCAGTAAAGTGGTTCAATGATGCCAAGGGATTTGGTTTCATTACCCGTGAGACCGGCGGCGATGTTTTCGTTCATTTCGGAGACATCCAGGACAGCGGCTTTAAGTCGTTGGCCGAAGGCCAGCAAGTGCAGTTCGACGTTGTCGACTCACCCAAAGGCCCCAAAGCAGCCAACGTTGTAAAGCTCTAA
- a CDS encoding TonB family protein, with product MQYRSKNNNAIALDDPWVISSALHGILLFSIAAMLLVGQHRKPVEVDIQILEAPKVAQLPIRVIEPKVQPRKSQGREVFGISPRSVTSEQGVDVKAGNTVAKAPDEEILKPGDADLLPVPSEDYLVTSMPVLKAEVRVLYPPVSRKQGIQGAVIMDLLIDESGKVREVTLIGGPHTELNTAAMAAARGFQFTPAMIQQKPVAVRIRYTYRFVLER from the coding sequence TTGCAATACAGATCGAAAAACAATAACGCCATTGCCCTGGACGATCCATGGGTGATATCGTCCGCACTCCACGGCATCCTGCTCTTCTCGATCGCGGCCATGCTTCTTGTCGGCCAGCATCGGAAACCGGTAGAGGTGGACATCCAGATACTGGAGGCGCCGAAGGTCGCCCAGCTGCCGATCCGCGTGATCGAGCCGAAGGTCCAGCCGCGGAAATCGCAGGGCCGTGAAGTCTTCGGCATCAGCCCCCGATCGGTCACGTCCGAGCAGGGGGTAGACGTAAAAGCCGGGAATACCGTGGCCAAGGCCCCTGACGAGGAGATATTGAAACCCGGCGATGCTGATCTGCTTCCCGTCCCTTCGGAAGATTACCTGGTCACGAGCATGCCTGTCTTGAAGGCTGAAGTGCGGGTCCTTTACCCTCCGGTATCAAGAAAACAGGGGATTCAGGGCGCCGTCATCATGGACCTGCTGATCGACGAGTCGGGAAAGGTCCGTGAGGTGACCCTTATCGGGGGCCCTCATACTGAACTGAACACGGCGGCAATGGCGGCGGCAAGGGGTTTTCAGTTCACGCCGGCAATGATCCAGCAGAAGCCGGTGGCCGTTCGCATCCGGTACACCTATCGATTCGTCCTGGAGCGATAA
- a CDS encoding biopolymer transporter ExbD gives MASDLYPSGSEDDSGPISAINVTPFVDVVLVLLVIFMVTAPMLMQDSIGIHLPKASSSDKKLISKMGVAVTRQGQILLNGVLASPETISARVKEALAKDPETQALISADGDARHADVVRAIDLIKSAGMNRFAIQIEKQ, from the coding sequence ATGGCATCCGATCTTTATCCATCAGGCTCCGAAGACGACAGCGGGCCCATATCCGCCATCAATGTGACCCCCTTCGTCGATGTCGTGCTGGTGCTGCTGGTCATCTTCATGGTCACCGCGCCCATGCTGATGCAGGACAGCATCGGCATCCATCTTCCCAAGGCATCGAGTTCGGACAAAAAACTTATTTCAAAGATGGGAGTGGCGGTCACCCGGCAGGGACAGATCCTGCTGAACGGTGTTCTTGCATCTCCGGAAACGATTTCTGCCCGCGTCAAAGAGGCGCTGGCAAAGGACCCCGAGACCCAGGCCCTCATCAGCGCCGATGGGGACGCGAGACACGCTGATGTTGTCCGGGCGATCGATCTCATTAAATCAGCAGGAATGAACCGCTTTGCAATACAGATCGAAAAACAATAA
- a CDS encoding TonB-dependent receptor plug domain-containing protein: MVHLLISRIIGMLGLALLAVCLAQTDGAAEETPLPTPVSELSSTLSTTLSSSLSSTISSTPTQTVTITGSLLERGTKRPLPSVNVFCFPASYPDAPIKVITDRAGKFSIDVPEGRMKWVISISGYNRLELEDEQQAGTPGKPRLLYLEKKTYLTYETTVYGETEKRDDKTRSLDQAQFATVPGAGGDPIKAVQNLPGVNRPGAFSSQIIIEGSSPNDTRYNLDNQPIPIIFHFGGLSSVVMSEAVDHVDYLSAGFGPEFGQTIAGLVNLTVKDPQTDRTHGFVYADTMNAGGMVEGPINDHSSYLFGMRQSYIGYVLGAVVGNDNKNFNLTAVPEFRDILFEYKNQVSTEDTFKLVTIGSQDTFAFLLKQPVDQDPAIRGNFKLDTKFFRVIPEWTHRFSPDAIGRISLGMGKDWVLFDLGDYYVHNDQTALSGRAEIENQLGSSWKSYLGADFLYNRTTVKYQLPIVYSQGGISSPIGSGDVAVVSKRYESDVAGLYWRNVFHQQDSRWSFIPGVRVSWFNLTDEVLPEPRVGIRYALDHGLTLRAASGLYNQAPAVQTLDKTYGNPDLTSQRAVHYTAGFEKDFREGSASGWSLSNDFFYKHVYDLVARTTAMVSPSRPQYYDNSGYGHIYGLEFMGKYKSSQWQGWIAYTLSRSRRGDALTPETISQYDQTHLLTAVAERELGRNWMVSARVRYTTGNPYTPIIGAAYDVNSDLYVPARGDIYSARMGAFFQADLRFDKKWVYDRRIMTGYLDIQNITNQQNPQEIRYSYDYQQSEKITGLPIYPTLGIKLEF, translated from the coding sequence ATGGTTCACCTTCTCATATCGCGCATCATCGGAATGCTGGGTCTTGCCCTTCTTGCTGTCTGTCTTGCTCAGACGGATGGTGCAGCTGAAGAAACTCCGCTCCCAACGCCCGTATCCGAACTGAGCTCAACGCTGAGCACAACACTAAGCTCATCCCTCAGTTCAACGATCAGCTCAACGCCGACCCAAACGGTTACGATCACCGGTTCCCTCCTGGAACGCGGGACAAAACGTCCGCTACCTTCGGTCAACGTCTTCTGTTTCCCGGCGTCATATCCCGACGCACCGATCAAAGTCATCACCGACAGGGCAGGTAAATTTTCAATCGATGTCCCCGAAGGCAGAATGAAATGGGTGATATCAATATCGGGGTATAATCGCCTGGAGCTTGAAGATGAACAGCAGGCCGGAACGCCCGGCAAGCCCCGCCTTTTATATCTCGAGAAGAAGACCTACCTGACCTATGAAACGACGGTATATGGGGAAACCGAAAAAAGGGATGATAAGACCAGGTCACTCGATCAGGCGCAATTTGCCACGGTGCCGGGCGCGGGCGGCGATCCGATCAAGGCTGTCCAGAACCTTCCGGGCGTGAACCGTCCGGGGGCGTTCAGTTCCCAGATCATCATCGAAGGTTCCTCGCCGAACGATACGCGCTATAACCTGGACAATCAGCCCATTCCGATCATCTTTCATTTCGGCGGGCTCTCCTCGGTCGTCATGTCGGAAGCCGTGGACCACGTTGATTATCTTTCCGCGGGCTTCGGGCCCGAGTTCGGCCAGACCATCGCCGGGCTCGTGAATCTGACGGTGAAGGACCCGCAAACAGACCGTACCCACGGCTTTGTGTATGCCGACACCATGAATGCCGGCGGGATGGTGGAGGGGCCGATCAATGATCATTCGTCCTATCTGTTCGGGATGAGACAAAGCTATATCGGTTATGTGCTGGGCGCAGTCGTCGGCAACGATAACAAGAATTTTAATTTAACGGCAGTCCCGGAGTTCAGGGATATCCTTTTTGAATACAAGAACCAGGTGTCGACGGAGGATACGTTCAAGCTCGTCACGATCGGGTCGCAGGACACCTTCGCGTTTCTGCTGAAGCAGCCCGTGGACCAGGACCCCGCCATCCGGGGGAATTTCAAGCTCGATACGAAGTTCTTCCGCGTCATTCCCGAGTGGACGCACCGCTTCAGCCCTGATGCGATCGGCCGGATCAGTCTCGGCATGGGCAAGGACTGGGTGCTTTTCGATCTGGGGGACTATTATGTTCATAACGATCAGACGGCGCTTTCCGGCAGGGCGGAGATCGAGAACCAGCTGGGCAGTTCCTGGAAAAGCTATCTGGGCGCGGATTTTCTGTATAACCGGACAACCGTCAAGTATCAGCTGCCGATCGTTTACAGCCAGGGAGGCATCTCAAGTCCCATCGGATCGGGCGATGTCGCCGTGGTCTCCAAAAGATATGAGTCCGACGTTGCCGGACTGTATTGGAGGAACGTTTTTCATCAACAGGATTCACGATGGAGCTTCATTCCCGGCGTGCGGGTAAGCTGGTTTAACCTGACGGACGAGGTCCTGCCGGAACCGCGTGTCGGCATTCGTTACGCCCTCGACCATGGCCTGACGCTGCGGGCCGCGTCCGGCCTCTATAATCAGGCCCCGGCGGTACAGACCCTCGACAAGACCTACGGAAATCCCGACCTCACGTCACAGCGGGCTGTGCACTATACGGCCGGATTCGAAAAAGATTTCCGTGAAGGATCGGCGAGCGGCTGGTCCCTTTCGAACGATTTTTTCTACAAGCATGTTTACGATCTCGTGGCGCGCACGACAGCCATGGTAAGCCCGTCGCGGCCGCAGTATTACGACAACTCCGGATACGGTCACATCTACGGTCTGGAGTTCATGGGGAAGTATAAATCTTCACAATGGCAGGGCTGGATCGCTTACACGCTTTCCCGAAGCAGGCGGGGAGACGCGCTGACGCCGGAAACCATTTCTCAATATGACCAGACCCATTTGCTCACGGCGGTAGCCGAAAGGGAGCTTGGCCGGAACTGGATGGTCTCGGCCCGCGTGCGCTACACAACAGGCAATCCCTATACGCCCATTATCGGCGCCGCCTACGACGTCAACAGCGATCTCTACGTTCCGGCCCGGGGAGATATCTATTCCGCGCGCATGGGCGCTTTTTTCCAGGCTGATCTGCGCTTCGACAAGAAATGGGTGTATGACCGGCGGATCATGACCGGTTACCTCGACATTCAAAATATTACGAACCAACAAAACCCTCAGGAGATCCGGTATTCGTATGACTATCAGCAGTCGGAAAAGATCACGGGGCTGCCGATTTATCCGACGCTCGGGATAAAGCTGGAGTTTTGA